Within Triticum dicoccoides isolate Atlit2015 ecotype Zavitan chromosome 1B, WEW_v2.0, whole genome shotgun sequence, the genomic segment CATGATTGCTTCGCTGTAGCAATTATTTCTACAAAGTCCACCAAGAACTATACAGTATGTATCAATGCACACATCTGCTCCAGATTCAGCCATCTCATGAAACTTTTCCTTTGCAGCAACAGTTCGTCCAGCCAGAAATAACCCATCCAGTATGACGTTATAATTAAAAGTTGTAGGTTTAACTCCCTTGCGCAACATTTCTTTGAACAGAATCAGCCCATCGTCAATCCTTAAGTTTTTGCAATAGCCATTAATAAGTATACCATACGTAATATTAGAAGGTTCTAAACCATATGACATCATATCATCAAATATTTTTGAGGCATCCTCCATCTTGCGGACTAGGCAGTATCCACCAATCAGTATATTAAATGTGCAAACATTAGGCCTCATACCTATGTGTGCTATCAAGCCAAGGATATCCCGTGCTTCTATTACCCTTCCTTCTGTGCATAGGTTCTGCATGATTGAATGGAAGAACTTAATATCAGGAGGAGGTATACCTTTGTTCATCATTTCAGTAACCAATTCCTTTGCTTTCACCAAATCGCCGTGTGTACAAAAACCTTGGATTAGGGAAGTATAAACAGCTGTGTCTGGTCGTAATCCCGTATCAATCATCTGATTAAACATAATCATAGCATCGTCCAACCTACCCTTTTTGCAAAATGCATCTATTACGGGTAAATATGTGACTGCATCTGGACTCACTCCTTGTTTCTGCATTTCATTGAAGATAAGCATAGCCTTATCAAGCTTCCCAGATTTAGCATATGCATTAATCAGTATGTTGAAGATACAACAGTCAGGTAGAATACAGTTTCTTTCCATTGAATTGAAGAGATTAATCATATCAACTAAGCATCCTTCGGTGGCATACCCATGAAGGAGAATAGCATATGAAACGTTGTCAGGTTTCAGGCCCTTCATAGCCATGGTATCAAAAATTCCTGCAGCTTCTTTGCTTCTTCCATGTTTGCAAAGAAAGGTCATAAACATGTTGTAAGTATGCACATCTGCTGTAACCCTCCGACTTGTCATCTCTTTGGATACCCTAACTGGCTCCTTCCAATGGCCTGAAGAGGAATATCCATGGATGAGGCTATTATATGTGACATTATCAGGTACGACACCATTATCAACCATCTGACGAAGGAAATACTCTGCCTTGTCCATTGCTTTGGCCTTGCACAGCGCATCAATAACCGAGGTATATGTCATCAAATTAGGCGCAACGCCCTGCTGCGCCATTTCATGGAACAGGCTGCACGCCTTGCCTACTTGGCCTTCCTTGAAGAAGCCATGGATGACCGTGTTATACGCCACCACGTCAGGGGTGCAGCCCAGCTCAGTCATCCTGTGAAGCAGCACGTTGAGAGCCTCATCTGTGCGCTTTGCGTGGCAGAGGCCCTTGAGAAGAGTGCAAACTTGAATGACGCCTGCCTTAAGTCCCGTCCTGAGGAGACGGCCGAAGAAAGCAAACGCCAGATCGAGGCGGTGTGCGCGGCAGCAACATTCCATGAGGATGCCGTAGGTGCAGGCCGTTGGGTGCGCCACACAGCGGGCGCCTTGGGATATGCGGCTGAAGAGGTTGACTGCGAGTGCAAGGCCATCACTGCACGCCGCGGACGCCGGAGCGCGGGCGAGGGCGGCAAGAAGGTTGTTGAGCGGGCGCTCCTGGACAGGATTGGCCTGCCGCAGCAATTCATCGAACAGGTGGTGTGCGTCCTCCGGGGTGAGGTTGCCAGAGCGCGCACGCTCCGTGGCGGCGGCGAAGGCGGTGTGGGGCTCCCAGCTGCGTGAGGAatgggaggtggaggaggagtgGCGGGCGCGGAGGCGGAGTGGCGACATGGGCGTGGTGGAGGAGAGGCGAGGCATGGCCTTGGTGTGAAGTGGGAGCAAGGCGAGTGGGAGACGACGGGGCATGTGCTAGGTGGCAACCTTCAGCTATCCATTGTGTACAGTAGCATTTTTTTACAGTGACGAGTGAATAGGTCGTGAACTCTGGGAAGACGAGTGGGAGATCATCTTGCGGTTACTGTTGCACGTTTAGTTATTTTCTTTCTTCACAGGTAAATCAAATAATGTTCTTTTTCTCGGGGAATTAAATTATGTTCGTATATTACATACGGACACCGTATAACTCCGGTATCGCGTCGCGGGTGAAAAGGGCCTGAATATTTCCTACCAACAAGCCCCCCAGGCCCCACTAACTCACACGTCATTCTTGCATCTCATTGACACTGGCCCCGAGAAACGGCAAAAAGCAAAAGGTGTGAACCTTGTAATCTTTTCTATACAGAAAAACAGAATCCCACATTCTGTTTGCAATCAATGCAAATTAACATTGCTCAAGACCCAGAAAAAGCCCTAATAGAAGTGGGACCGTCTCTTCTGAGCTTTGAAGTCCCTTTTCCATTTACCAACCAAGTTCCTTTTTTCTTTTGTTTGTGCCATCTTTACCAACTTCTACTTCTTGGCTGGCTTGATGCTTATAGGTCTTGCCTCTGCTGATACTGGTCATGGGGACAAGAACTCCGTTGACGAACTTTCTGGTTAACATAGAATCTATGAGTTTTTTCTTCTAATTACTACTACTAACATTATTCAGTGTGTACCCCCttcgttcttaaatatttgtctttgtagacattttaaatggactatcacatatggatatatgtagacatattttaaagtgtagattcactcatttcgcttcgtatgtagtcactcgttgaaatatcTAGGCCCTGTTTTGTTCATAAGTCTTAGGACTTTTCtattcccaactaaaaagtccctagtccctaaaaagtcactCCCTGTTTGTTTTCAGAGACTAAAAAATTCCTAGTCctttcctagaggttattaaatgaccatgttgccctagtatatagaaaaataacaatcaaacaacaccatggggtgacGAGTCAATGAAtgcatggaggagcattgttggaaaagtcccaaaaaagactctccttgagagtcttcttcatttagactcaaatgcctagtttagtccctaaaaagtcccttctgtttggtaaaaaagtctctaagaAGGACTTTTTATTCCCTACACAAAAaaatccctggaaacaaacaccccctaaaaagacaaatatttagaaacgaagagAATAATTCGTAAGAGTATAATTTTTTAGACCAAGAATGTATACATAGGCCGCGAACGCTCCGTATCTAGTCATTTTGACTGCCTGGCGCTGATATTATTTTTCCTACCTCCAAATAGTAAATGAGCTAGTCCAGTTCATTacgtccctaaaaaggggggatttaCAGTTGTGCCAAATAAGAAGAATAACAAAACTAATCTCTACTAGAACTATTGTTGGGCATCCAATGTGCATGGATTATAAGAAGTTAAATCAATGAACTCGTAAGGAAGTTAAATCAATGTGCATGGAAATATTTCCTGTTAGACTAGGTAGTCATACCGTATGTGCTCCTGTATAGTATGCCATACGTAGAGCTTTGACCGTGCAGCAGTTTTGCTTGAGTAGTGTTGCACGTCGTCCTGTTAGTGGCTAACCCACGATCTCGCTCGGCTGCGGCCAGCACCTTGTATAACGTCGCGGCCTCGAGCATAATCGATGGGTGTTGTGTCCATTCTCTTCCTCCTCCGTAACATGGTATCAGAGCTCTACGTATGGCATACTATACAGGAGCACATACGGTATGACTACCTGGAGACCGAGCGCCGGCGTGCCGCGCACGTACCGGAGCACACGCTTGATCAACCCGAGGTGGcactcacggggatcatgcatgtGAAGGCAGATCTGTTGCACAGCTTACGCGATCTCCGGGCGCGTGATCGTCAGGTACTGAAGAGCGCCAGCGATGCTGCGGTAGGCGGACGGATCATCGACACGAGGCCCGTCCGCGGTCGGCAGCTTGCCCTTGGTGTCGATTGGAGTGGGAGACGGGCGACAGGAGTCCATGCCGGCGCGGTCCAGAATATCAGCGGCGTACTGCTGCTGGCAGAGGAAGAACCCCGCCGGCGTGCGCGTGACACGGATACCAAGGAAGAAGTGGAGAGGACCAAGGTCCTTCATGGCGAACTCCGCGGTGAGCTGAGCGACGACGTGCCGGAGCGCCACAGGCGAGGACGACGTGAGGACGATGTCATCGACGTAGAGAAGTAGTAGGGCGGTGTCGGATCCGCGGCGACGAGTGAAGAGCGACGAGTCAGAGCGTGTCGCGGTGAAGCCGATGGATTGAAGGAAGCCAGCAAAGCGGAGAAACCACGCTCGCGGCGCCTGCTTCAAGCCATAAAGAGACTTGGAGAGGCGACAGACATGGTGAGGCTTGGCGGCGTCGACGAAGCCCGCCGGCTGGAGACAGTACACTTCTTCGTCCAGCGTGCCGTGCAAAAAGGCGTTGGACACATCAAGTTGATGGACCGGCCAGTTGCGCGACGCGGCGAGAGTCAACACCGTGCGAATGGTTGCCGGCTTGATGACCGGCGAGAAGGTCTCGCCGTAATCAACGCCGGCGCGCTGCCGGAACCCGCGGACAACCCATCGGGCCTTGTAGCGCTCGAGGGACCCGTCCGCCTTGTACTTGTGCTTGAAAACCCACTTGCCGGTGATTAGGTTGGCGCCAGGAGGCCGAGGCACCAGCTCCCAGGTGCGGTTGCGCACGAGAGCATCGAACTCGTCGCGCATGGCTGCAAGCCAGTGCGGGTCGCGAACGGCGACGCGAACGGACGAGGGCACCTGCGAGACGATCGCCGACGAAGTAGTGGCGACGAGGCCGTCGTGGTAGCGTGGGTTGGAGCGGAGCTTGCCGGTCTGCGCGCGTGTCACcatacgacgcggagccggtggcgCCACTGGAGCTGGTGGCAGCGACGAAGAGACGCACGGCGCCGGCTGTGCACAGGAGGAAGACGAAGGGCCGAGGTCGGGGAGGCGCGCACCACGGGCGTCGATCGGCAGATCGGCGGTTGCATGTTGTTGCATGCGGGGCGCGCTGGGCGAGGACAGGACGCCGCGGGATGAAGATCCGGTGGTGGAGCTTGAGCGCGACGCCCGCGCGCGCAGGTCAGGGACAGCCGCGTCGCCCGCGGCTGCGTGGGTGGAGACGCATGGCTCGCGCGCGTGAGGAGACTCCTCGATCGCAGGTACCTGCAACACGGGCGGTGCAAAGGCAGGTGGCGACGGCGCAGCGGTGTGATGTGGTGGTGATGTGCCGAAGGGAAATACTGTCTCGTCGAAGTAGACGTGGCGAGAGGTAATAACACGATGCGACGAGGGATCGAAGCAACGGTACCCGCGGTGGTCGGAGGGATAACCCAGGAACACACAGGGCAGGGACCGATGATCGAGCTTGTGTGTAGCGGTGGAGGCAAGGTTTGGGTAGCATAGGCAGCCGAAGACGCGAAGGAGAGAGTAGTCGGGAGGAGCACCGAGGAGGAGTTCGTGGGGGGTGCATGGTGTCGTGGCACGGCACGGCCGGCGGTTGAGTAAGTAAGTGGCTGTGTTAAGGGCTTCGGCCCAAAACCGAGCAGGCATGGATGCGTGGAACAGAAGAGCACGAACACTGTCGTTGAGCGTACGCAAGGTGCGCTCGGCTTTCCCGTTTTGCTAGCTAGTGTATGGGCAAGAGAGGCGAAGGTGGGTGCCGTGGTGAGCGAGGAAAGAGCGAACGACAGCGCTGTCGAACTCACGTCCATTATCTGTCTGTAGCGAGAGAATAGGGAGCTGAAACTGGGTTTTGACATAGGCATAGAAGTTTAGCAAGACTGGgagcacatcagatttgcgtttaagcgGGAAGGTCCAGACGTAATGAGTGTAGTCGTCGAGCACAACCAAGTAGAATTCATAACCTGAGATGCTTACAACGGGAGATGTCCATAcatcaagatgcaaaacatgaaagGGAAACATGCTAGTGCTAGTAGAGTGGCTAAAAGGTAGACGGGCATGCTTGCCCATGCGACAGGCGTGACACGAGTGTGGTGCAGACTTGCTGAAGCCAACAGCGAGGTGATCAGTAGTGGAGCGGAGCGAGGCGTGCCCGAGACGCTGGTGCCATAAACTGGAAGCAGCGAGGCCGGCGAAGACATGGCGTGGAGGAAGCGAGGGGCGCCGGACGGGGTAGAGATCACCGTCCGAATCACAGCGGAGGATCACCACCTTGGTTCGAAGATCCTTGACAGAGAAACCAAACTTGTCAAACTCGGCAGAGACTGGATTATCGCGACAAATTTGACGAACAGAGAGCAAGTTTGTAATAAGAGAGGGAGAGACCAGAACATTGCGCAGCCGGACGGGCGAGGTTCCCTCAATGAGAGCACCGTGACCGACATGGGTGATGGGAAGATGAGCACCGCTGCCCACGATGATCTGAGATGGGGAGTGGAAGGGACGAAGGGAGTGGAGATTACCAGGGTTCGAGGACATGTGCGCGGAGGCGCCGGAGTCGAGGTACCATCTCCGCGCCTCGCGTGTACTCGACCTGCGGGCGTTCACGGACGCCGACTGGGCGGGCTGCCCCGACACCCGGCGATCCACCTCCGGCTTCTGCATCTACCTCGGTGACGCCCTCGTCTCTTGGTCGTCGAAGCGGCAAGCCACCGTCTCACGCTCCAGTGCCGAGGCGGAGTACCGCGGCGTCGCCAACGTCGTCGCAGAGTGCATCTGGCTTCGGCAACTACTTGGCGAGCTGTTCCACCCCATCGACAAGGCCACGCTGGTGTACTGCGACAATGTGTCCGCCATCTACCTGTCGGCCAACCCAGTCCATCATCGCCGGACGAAGCACGTGGAGCTGGATATCCTCTTCGTTCGCGAGCGGGTGGCGCTCGGCGAGTTCCGTGTTCTTCACATTCCCACGCGGCAGCAACTTGCGGATATCATGACAAAGGGGCTGCCGACAGAGGTCTTCTGTGACTTCCGGTCCAGTCTTTGCATCGCTGCCGCCGACGTCACGACTGCGGGGGGGTGTTAGACTAGGTAGTCATACCGTATGTGCTCCTGTATAGTATGCCATACGTAGAGCTTTGACCGTGCAGCAGTTTTGCTTGAGTAGTGCTGCACGTCGTCCTGTTAGTGGCTAACCCACGATTTCGCTCGGCTGCGGCCAGCACCTTGTATAACCTCGCGGCCTCGAGCATAATCGATGGGTGTTGTGTCCATTCTCTTCCTCCTCCGTaacatttccggacggagggagtacttcagatttttcttttctttcaaaTAGCAGTCCACCTAGAAGATCAAGAAAAGACGACATTCACATGCCCGTACGTATTGTATATAAGCTTACCGGCGAATAATTTTTGGGTTGTGTATTGTGCCTGCTACTTTCCGACGATGCATGACTGGTATGTCTGCTGAATTTGTTGACAAAATAATGGAAGTGCTTAttgatgatttttctgtttatgaAACATCCTTCgtcgattgtttgagcaaccttaacAAAGTTGTGCAGAGATATGAGACACTAATCTTATGGTCAATTAGGCAAAATTGGCAATATTAAAAACTGCGGACCTAGTCCAGCCGAGTCCCCTTTGCCAAGAATGGTACTAAGCAAACGCATCGCTGAGTTCACTACAAACTTGGCGAATCATGTAGCTCGTAGGTCCCCGTTTGTTCAATCCACTAGTACTTCATGCAGTATGTGCGGCTTCTACTAACGCATCACGTGTTGAACATCGCCCGACACTCTTGTCACTCCTAAACAACTCGTGAAACCATTAATTATGTGTGATGAGTGACATATATGTTTATTGTTATAATGCACTTGTTATATTTTCTTCATAACGACTACTTTGTTTTATTAAAAAGACATCATTGTAATGTGGTATCTGTATGTGGACCAATTTAAAACTAGAATTTATGTATCCCATGCAATTTGATGATGTGATCCAGGTGCAATATGCTGCAATAGCATCAATTCGGCATCAATTAATAACAGTGGCAGGCACCAAATACCGTGGTAGGCGGCGGAAAGTGCCCGCCATTGCTGCACAAAATTTCCGTGGCGGGCGATGGGGATTGCCCGCCACTACTGATGGGCTACCACTGGCAGGCGACCGCCCGCCACTGATGGCATATTAGCAATGACGAGCACCCTTGAGAGCCTTGCTCGCCACTAGTAGGCTTTTTTCGCCTGCCACTGGTAGGCATTCCTGTATTAGTGATTTGCAATCAATCAATCTTCAAGATGTGTTCTTTAATGTTTTATTATCGCGATCTGATCTTTCACTTTACTTTATTAGTAATGATCATTGTATCTTTGTCAAAGAAGCTATTGATAAGGGATGGGATCTTTTCACTTTTAGAAGAACCGTATTTGGTGATACTGAACAATTATGAAAAAGCCTCAAAGAAAGATGTGAAGAGGTTTTGATGTATGGAGGGAGAGATAAACCTATGTGGATGCTATCTGCTGATAGGAAATTTACTGCTAAATCTCTTTACCTTCatctcatcaaaactgacattggcTTCCCACAATTTTTTTTGTGGAAAACAAAGGTCCCAGCAAAAATTAAATTCTTCTTATGGTTGCTAAATAAAAAAAGTATTCTAACTAGAGAACGTTTACTGAAAAGGGGGTGGAAGGGTGACAAGCGGTGTGTCCTATGTGGGAAAGAGGAGGCCATAGATCATCTTTTCTTTTCCTGTTCGGTTGCTAGGCTCATCTGGAATTTAGTTTGCTATGCTTTTGATTTAAAACAGATCTCGGGCAATTTGAATGATTGTTTCGGGAGCTGGCTtagcaaatttcacaaaaaaaaatgacAAGAGGCTGGTCTTGATTGGCATCTCTGCCTTACTTTGGGCGATCTGGATTTGCAGAAATGACATTATCTTTGATAGAAAAAAGATTAATGACCCAATGAGAATAGTTAAAATGATGTGTAATTGGATTACTGATTGGGCTGTTTTGCAGAGAAAGGACCCAGAGGAAAAAATATTGATGCTGGGAGCAAGACTTATCGAGCAGGTAGCAAGTGAAATATACATGGCGACTCAGGGGTGTCGTATTGGAGTGATGCGACTGCAGATGTGATGGTGGGCTTTGGATGGTAGACTACTGTTTCCACCTAGTTGTCCCTTCAAAAAATAGTTGTTGTTTTGGATTTAATAGCTAAGACTGTCGTGTTCCTTTCTGTTAAAACCGTAGAAGTTAT encodes:
- the LOC119348727 gene encoding protein Rf1, mitochondrial-like → MAQQGVAPNLMTYTSVIDALCKAKAMDKAEYFLRQMVDNGVVPDNVTYNSLIHGYSSSGHWKEPVRVSKEMTSRRVTADVHTYNMFMTFLCKHGRSKEAAGIFDTMAMKGLKPDNVSYAILLHGYATEGCLVDMINLFNSMERNCILPDCCIFNILINAYAKSGKLDKAMLIFNEMQKQGVSPDAVTYLPVIDAFCKKGRLDDAMIMFNQMIDTGLRPDTAVYTSLIQGFCTHGDLVKAKELVTEMMNKGIPPPDIKFFHSIMQNLCTEGRVIEARDILGLIAHIGMRPNVCTFNILIGGYCLVRKMEDASKIFDDMMSYGLEPSNITYGILINGYCKNLRIDDGLILFKEMLRKGVKPTTFNYNVILDGLFLAGRTVAAKEKFHEMAESGADVCIDTYCIVLGGLCRNNCYSEAIMLFQKLSATNVKFDITVVNIIIGAFYRVQRNQEAKDLFVAIPANGLVPNSVTYTIMMRNLIKEGSIEEADDLFLSMEKSGCTADSYMLNLIVRMLLEKGELVKAGNYMSKVDAKSYSLEAKTVSLLISLFSGKGKYREHIGLLPTKYRFREEAATV